In Aeromicrobium marinum DSM 15272, one genomic interval encodes:
- a CDS encoding peptidoglycan recognition protein family protein, whose product MLTDLAAACRKSGLRVVESPGWKTRGRPASTGQFTPMGVLNHHTATGRGTSDQATTSLLINGHKDLPGPLSQLGFSRDRTVHVIAAGRCNHAGPSRAFAGVPGGDGNRWWLGIEVFNSGYEGWPDDVMDGLHALNAALLDHYGWPRSRVAAHGEISTSGKWDPGVNGRLIDMNAFRAAVAGVTQGDDDMQNTEEQYEIFRHFLARALRYDVRPLGAGADWKLGPTLWERLAQLEGNLGDQITGIEGADVEEIAQQVVESLDDDLAEKVLALLSDRIGGKA is encoded by the coding sequence ATGCTGACTGACCTCGCCGCCGCCTGCAGGAAGTCCGGCCTCCGGGTCGTGGAGTCCCCCGGGTGGAAGACCCGCGGCCGCCCCGCCAGCACGGGCCAGTTCACACCGATGGGCGTCCTGAACCACCACACCGCCACCGGTCGCGGCACCAGCGACCAGGCGACCACGAGCCTGCTCATCAACGGCCACAAGGACCTGCCCGGCCCGCTGTCGCAGCTCGGCTTCAGCCGGGACCGCACGGTCCACGTGATCGCGGCCGGGCGGTGCAACCACGCCGGCCCCTCGCGCGCCTTCGCCGGTGTCCCTGGCGGCGACGGGAACCGGTGGTGGCTGGGGATCGAGGTCTTCAACTCCGGCTACGAGGGCTGGCCGGACGACGTCATGGACGGGCTGCACGCGCTGAACGCCGCGCTGCTGGACCACTACGGGTGGCCCCGTTCCCGTGTCGCCGCGCACGGGGAGATCAGCACCTCCGGGAAGTGGGACCCCGGCGTGAACGGCCGCCTGATCGACATGAACGCCTTCCGCGCCGCCGTGGCCGGAGTGACCCAAGGAGACGACGACATGCAGAACACCGAAGAGCAGTACGAGATCTTCAGGCACTTCCTGGCCCGGGCGCTGCGGTACGACGTCCGACCGCTCGGCGCCGGCGCGGACTGGAAGCTCGGCCCGACCCTGTGGGAGCGTCTCGCGCAGCTCGAGGGGAACCTGGGCGACCAGATCACCGGTATCGAGGGCGCCGACGTCGAGGAGATCGCCCAGCAGGTCGTGGAGTCGCTCGACGACGACCTGGCGGAGAAGGTCCTGGCGCTCCTGTCGGACCGGATCGGGGGGAAGGCATGA
- a CDS encoding LysM peptidoglycan-binding domain-containing protein yields MALTTAGRVVVGCALAGITVSGPAAPAAIDALSGRDLPGLVGGLVTLLHLGLSAWVLAVLVVVATGHGIVHGRAGTRRRRMVPRLAFHLVVVGAVGAGAVLPAAAEQSGRGQLDGLMLPDRPSVVAPATLPAESLPTAPTVTVAPGDTLWAIAAARLAPGAPPDRIAAAVVVWHAANHAVIGDDPDLIHPGHRLTVPQELLP; encoded by the coding sequence ATGGCGCTCACCACTGCCGGTCGCGTGGTCGTGGGGTGTGCCCTCGCCGGCATCACCGTCTCGGGGCCGGCTGCCCCGGCTGCGATCGACGCCCTCAGCGGTCGCGACCTGCCCGGCCTGGTCGGTGGCCTCGTCACTCTCCTGCACCTCGGCCTGTCCGCATGGGTGCTGGCCGTGCTCGTCGTCGTCGCCACCGGACACGGGATCGTCCACGGCCGAGCCGGCACGAGACGCCGGCGCATGGTCCCGCGACTGGCCTTCCATCTCGTGGTGGTCGGAGCGGTCGGCGCCGGTGCGGTGCTGCCCGCCGCAGCCGAACAGTCCGGCCGCGGGCAGCTCGACGGCCTCATGCTTCCCGACCGGCCGTCCGTGGTGGCACCCGCCACGCTGCCCGCCGAGAGCCTCCCGACCGCTCCGACCGTGACGGTCGCGCCCGGCGACACGCTCTGGGCCATCGCTGCCGCCCGGCTGGCACCCGGGGCGCCTCCCGACCGGATCGCCGCGGCCGTCGTGGTCTGGCACGCCGCCAACCACGCCGTGATCGGCGACGACCCCGACCTCATCCACCCCGGCCACCGGCTGACCGTCCCCCAGGAGCTCCTGCCATGA
- a CDS encoding phage tail fiber protein, which yields MGTFTPAARETASLEVTGLGLHISLHTADPGTTGASEATGGSPAYARQPTTWTGGASDGSVAGSEVTFDAAAGTYSHFGIWSASTAGTFIGGGALSSPATLGAQGQVKVTPTVTVNN from the coding sequence ATGGGAACCTTCACCCCCGCCGCCCGCGAGACCGCCAGCCTCGAGGTCACCGGCCTCGGACTGCACATCAGCCTGCACACCGCCGACCCCGGCACGACCGGCGCCAGCGAGGCCACCGGCGGCAGCCCGGCCTACGCCCGGCAGCCGACCACCTGGACCGGTGGAGCCTCGGACGGCTCCGTCGCAGGCTCCGAGGTCACCTTCGACGCTGCGGCCGGCACGTACTCCCACTTCGGCATCTGGTCGGCGTCGACCGCCGGCACGTTCATCGGCGGCGGGGCGCTGTCCTCGCCCGCCACCCTCGGCGCCCAGGGCCAGGTGAAGGTCACCCCCACGGTGACGGTCAACAACTGA
- a CDS encoding helix-turn-helix domain-containing protein yields the protein MPAASPRFLTLADVAEVLNVTVRQVYSLVRSGDLRGIQIGGRGQWRIEQVELEDYIQRQYDRTGPSADDREPSRDDDVFTDS from the coding sequence ATGCCTGCTGCCAGTCCTCGGTTCCTGACCTTGGCCGATGTCGCCGAGGTCCTGAACGTGACGGTGCGACAGGTGTACTCCCTCGTGCGGTCCGGTGACCTCCGCGGGATCCAGATCGGCGGTCGCGGGCAGTGGCGGATCGAGCAGGTCGAGCTCGAGGACTACATCCAGCGGCAGTACGACCGCACCGGGCCGTCGGCGGACGACCGGGAGCCGTCCCGCGACGACGACGTCTTCACCGACTCCTGA
- a CDS encoding SGNH/GDSL hydrolase family protein yields MADCRVTMDALWGADTPITGTARIARLTEGISDEGLVLPIAQPVPLRDGATTWDGEQGVGYVIKVPGYDDRYVTLPAAATVNLSELEPTVPIPAGPVPLGDTVVATALATQGSESSSVLAGAVEPTTRDTRTVAYARESRRLTVAASPATINVDVAPSGTYNRVYNRGTGATAPATWPVDNGWSSVRVASTNYEVGNGPGIEPTLVRRRFMADRDRFVLEVVPTAIGSALQVYIDGVPQTATPTLFASTANQFVEIIQAGAGGATVPREIEVVGDFYLRNLYTVKPGKLWKPGPPVGTKMLVLGDSYAQPSVMNTPTGSLPRKLLGAYQGLAPLLGLPEILVDGRGGTGYLRTNTSPAYANYRDRLPDLLDDYDPDVLVIHGGGGNDLFGGFTTAQIITQAVATFTEARQAKPNAKLVFVEGFAPPGFTAATYNPAYVAIRQGVQAACEAVGVYYVDVATTSPWINGAGNTGAVNADAENANIYVGDDTLHLTAAGHAYIRERLAIALQRILRDNGPLLNTLI; encoded by the coding sequence GTGGCTGACTGCCGAGTGACGATGGACGCGCTCTGGGGCGCAGACACCCCCATCACGGGGACCGCACGGATCGCCCGCCTCACCGAAGGCATCTCCGACGAGGGCCTGGTGCTCCCGATCGCCCAACCCGTCCCCCTGCGCGACGGGGCAACGACGTGGGACGGCGAGCAGGGCGTCGGCTACGTCATCAAGGTCCCCGGCTATGACGACCGGTACGTCACCCTCCCGGCCGCGGCCACGGTGAACCTGTCCGAGCTCGAGCCCACGGTCCCCATCCCCGCCGGACCCGTCCCGCTCGGTGACACCGTCGTCGCCACCGCACTGGCCACACAGGGCAGCGAGTCCAGCAGCGTCCTGGCCGGTGCTGTCGAACCGACCACCCGCGACACCCGCACCGTTGCCTACGCCCGCGAGAGCCGGCGTCTGACCGTCGCCGCCTCACCGGCGACCATCAACGTCGACGTCGCCCCCAGCGGCACCTACAACCGGGTCTACAACCGCGGCACCGGCGCAACCGCTCCCGCGACCTGGCCGGTCGACAACGGCTGGTCCTCCGTCCGCGTCGCGTCCACGAACTACGAGGTCGGCAATGGCCCCGGCATCGAACCGACCCTGGTCCGGCGCCGGTTCATGGCCGACCGTGACCGGTTCGTGCTCGAGGTCGTCCCCACAGCGATCGGCAGCGCCCTGCAGGTCTACATCGACGGCGTCCCCCAGACCGCCACCCCGACGCTCTTCGCGTCGACGGCCAACCAGTTCGTCGAGATCATCCAGGCCGGCGCCGGCGGCGCGACCGTCCCCCGCGAGATCGAGGTCGTCGGCGACTTCTACCTACGCAACCTCTACACCGTGAAGCCCGGGAAGCTGTGGAAGCCCGGACCACCGGTCGGCACCAAGATGCTCGTCCTCGGCGACTCCTACGCCCAACCGTCGGTGATGAACACGCCCACCGGGTCACTGCCCCGCAAGCTGCTCGGCGCGTACCAGGGATTGGCCCCGCTGCTCGGCCTCCCGGAGATCCTCGTCGACGGCCGCGGCGGAACCGGCTACCTGCGCACCAACACCTCGCCCGCCTACGCGAACTACCGCGACCGGCTGCCCGACCTGCTGGACGACTACGACCCTGACGTCCTGGTGATCCACGGAGGCGGCGGCAACGACCTGTTCGGCGGGTTCACCACCGCGCAGATCATCACCCAGGCCGTCGCCACGTTCACCGAGGCCAGGCAGGCGAAGCCGAACGCGAAGCTCGTGTTCGTCGAAGGGTTCGCACCTCCCGGGTTCACCGCGGCGACCTACAACCCCGCCTACGTCGCCATCCGTCAGGGCGTGCAGGCCGCCTGCGAGGCCGTCGGCGTCTACTACGTCGACGTGGCCACGACGTCGCCGTGGATCAACGGCGCCGGCAACACCGGTGCGGTCAACGCCGACGCCGAGAACGCCAACATCTACGTCGGCGACGACACCCTGCACCTCACCGCCGCCGGCCACGCCTACATCCGCGAGCGCCTCGCCATCGCCCTGCAGCGGATCCTCCGCGACAACGGCCCCCTGCTGAACACCCTCATCTGA
- a CDS encoding tail fiber domain-containing protein: MAGGFVVPKTGEAGVAETIVEVQRQQANTRSANDFESAVIGAGGITVKDGGGVVLLDSEGRPVTQIREGSIVADDPDTGAALMYFGGSLFMWDDRAGNPEGFGQIYTDPGAGSRLVRIFPPHDPAASGLENSLTLQGTGDAAAGNAWMYSDGQITLRVQNAGGTRVGTLSLAAARVDIDANHLGLYSLPTTSSGANLHLGTVGGQFTVALVTSSERYKQDIADAEIDPDAVLRWVPRTWRDKHDVAAVGDDAAEHVGFIAEEIHAETPEFVNLDDEGRPDSLKYDRMVAGLHAVVKAQAELLDELKARVASLEAQQ; the protein is encoded by the coding sequence ATGGCTGGCGGATTCGTCGTCCCGAAGACCGGCGAGGCCGGAGTCGCAGAGACGATCGTCGAGGTGCAACGGCAGCAGGCGAACACCCGCAGCGCCAACGACTTCGAGTCCGCGGTGATCGGTGCCGGCGGCATCACCGTGAAGGACGGCGGCGGTGTCGTCCTGCTGGACTCCGAGGGCCGCCCGGTCACGCAGATCCGCGAGGGGTCGATCGTCGCTGACGACCCTGACACCGGTGCGGCGCTGATGTACTTCGGCGGCTCGCTGTTCATGTGGGACGACCGCGCCGGCAACCCCGAAGGGTTCGGCCAGATCTACACCGACCCGGGAGCCGGGTCCCGCCTGGTCCGGATCTTCCCCCCGCACGATCCGGCAGCGTCCGGGCTGGAGAACTCGCTCACCCTGCAGGGCACCGGTGACGCGGCGGCCGGGAACGCGTGGATGTACTCCGACGGGCAGATCACCCTGCGCGTGCAGAACGCCGGCGGGACCCGGGTCGGAACGCTGAGTCTGGCGGCCGCGCGTGTCGACATCGACGCGAACCACCTCGGCCTCTACTCGCTGCCCACGACGTCGTCGGGCGCGAACCTTCATCTCGGCACGGTCGGCGGGCAGTTCACCGTCGCCCTGGTCACGTCGTCGGAGCGGTACAAGCAGGACATCGCTGACGCCGAGATCGACCCTGACGCGGTCCTGCGGTGGGTGCCGCGGACGTGGCGCGACAAGCACGACGTCGCTGCGGTCGGTGACGACGCTGCCGAGCATGTCGGGTTCATCGCAGAGGAGATCCACGCCGAGACCCCGGAGTTCGTGAACCTCGACGACGAGGGCCGCCCCGACTCCCTGAAGTACGACCGCATGGTCGCCGGGCTCCACGCCGTGGTCAAGGCGCAGGCCGAGCTGCTCGATGAGCTCAAGGCGCGAGTCGCATCTCTGGAGGCGCAGCAGTGA
- a CDS encoding Rv3235 family protein: MRSATALAVVPHRRFDHAGDDHQIPLPFPAVRPVLPVPIERGEDAAAKPLRERSARFLQALVEVLTGDRPARQLAAWMSPDVYQALQARLTVHARSPRRPGTASGARIVSVHVSMVDDQIAEIAGRMVHRGRSRAIAVRLELVTDHRGGRQWRCTALCWA; encoded by the coding sequence ATGAGATCAGCCACCGCACTGGCCGTCGTGCCCCACCGGCGCTTCGACCACGCAGGCGACGACCACCAGATCCCGTTGCCGTTCCCGGCCGTGCGACCGGTCCTGCCGGTCCCGATCGAGCGCGGCGAGGACGCGGCCGCCAAGCCGCTGCGCGAGCGGTCGGCCCGGTTCCTGCAGGCGCTGGTCGAGGTGCTGACCGGCGACCGCCCGGCGCGCCAGCTCGCCGCCTGGATGTCGCCCGACGTCTACCAGGCCCTGCAGGCCCGCCTGACCGTGCACGCCCGGAGCCCCCGCCGGCCCGGCACCGCCTCGGGCGCCCGCATCGTCTCGGTCCACGTCTCGATGGTCGACGACCAGATCGCCGAGATCGCCGGCCGCATGGTCCACCGGGGCCGGTCCCGCGCGATCGCGGTCCGGCTCGAGCTGGTCACCGACCACCGCGGGGGTCGGCAGTGGCGCTGCACCGCACTCTGCTGGGCGTAG
- the secA gene encoding preprotein translocase subunit SecA: MDKVLRAGEGKILRQLEAIAAQVNALEDEFRAMTDEELQGMTAEFRERLEAGESLDDLMPEAFATVREAADRVLGQRHFDVQIIGGAALHLGNIAEMKTGEGKTLVSTLPVYLNALAGRGVHVVTVNDYLAKYQGEWMGRVHRFLGLSIGTIMPSMTPEARRAAYACDITYATNNELGFDYLRDNMASELASCVQRGHFFAVVDEVDSILIDEARTPLIISGPTQEEVKWYGEFSRIIGRMTIDVDYEVDEKKRTISVTEEGIDKVEDALGIDNLYDSVNTPLIGFLNNAIKAKELFRKDKDYVVIDGNVIIVDEHTGRILEGRRYNEGLHQAIEAKEGVRIREEYQTLATITLQNYFRLYEKLSGMTGTAMTEASEFDKIYGLGVVPVRTNKPVARVDQPDLVYRTEDAKFEAVAQDILDRHAAGQPILVGTTSVAKSERLSTLLRQRGVAHEVLNAKQHEREAAIVAMAGHKGAVTVATNMAGRGTDIMLGGNVEFLADAALRKKGLDPVEDADAYEAAWSEAVAAATAQVKAEHDEVTALGGLAVIGTERHESRRIDNQLRGRSGRQGDPGETRFYLSLEDDLMRLFKADWVNFVLQRLNIPDDVPIENKRVTGAIASAQGQVETQNFESRKNILKYDDVMSRQREVIYTERRRVLEGEDLQEWVRTMIAQVVTAYVAGATDGVPEQWDLDQLWTALGTLYPVGVTAEELEAAAGGRSGLTRESLTTSLTDDAWAAYGRREADLGSTVTRELERKVVLSVLDRKWREHLYEMDYLREGIGLRAYSQRDPLVEYQREGFDLFSTMMEGIQEESVGFLFNVEVQVQQPAEGADAEAPTQISAKGIEEEKQRKLAYSAPSESGEAEVRTDAASAEDTEAKDRQRQLNAKSKSRQKAKAQRQSRKRNR; the protein is encoded by the coding sequence ATCGACAAGGTCCTGCGGGCCGGTGAGGGCAAGATCCTCCGCCAGCTCGAGGCCATCGCGGCCCAGGTCAACGCCCTCGAGGACGAGTTCCGCGCCATGACCGACGAGGAGCTGCAGGGCATGACCGCGGAGTTCCGGGAGCGGCTGGAGGCCGGGGAGTCGCTCGACGACCTCATGCCCGAGGCGTTCGCGACGGTCCGCGAGGCGGCCGACCGGGTGCTCGGCCAGCGGCACTTCGACGTGCAGATCATCGGCGGCGCCGCGCTGCACCTGGGCAACATCGCGGAGATGAAGACCGGTGAGGGCAAGACCCTGGTCTCGACGCTGCCGGTCTACCTCAACGCGCTGGCCGGACGCGGCGTCCATGTGGTCACGGTCAACGACTACCTGGCCAAGTACCAGGGCGAGTGGATGGGACGCGTGCACCGCTTCCTGGGCCTCTCGATCGGCACCATCATGCCGAGCATGACGCCCGAGGCGCGCCGCGCGGCCTACGCCTGCGACATCACCTACGCGACCAACAACGAGCTGGGCTTCGACTACCTGCGCGACAACATGGCGTCCGAGCTCGCGTCGTGCGTGCAGCGGGGCCACTTCTTCGCGGTCGTCGACGAGGTCGACTCGATCCTCATCGACGAGGCCCGCACCCCGCTGATCATCTCCGGGCCCACCCAGGAGGAGGTCAAGTGGTACGGGGAGTTCTCCCGCATCATCGGCCGGATGACGATCGACGTCGACTACGAGGTCGACGAGAAGAAGCGCACCATCAGCGTCACCGAGGAGGGCATCGACAAGGTCGAGGACGCCTTGGGCATCGACAACCTGTACGACTCGGTCAACACGCCGCTGATCGGCTTCCTCAACAACGCCATCAAGGCCAAGGAGCTGTTCCGCAAGGACAAGGACTACGTCGTCATCGACGGCAACGTGATCATCGTCGACGAGCACACCGGCCGCATCCTGGAGGGTCGGCGCTACAACGAGGGCCTGCACCAGGCGATCGAGGCCAAGGAGGGCGTCCGCATCCGCGAGGAGTACCAGACGCTGGCCACCATCACCCTGCAGAACTACTTCCGTCTGTACGAGAAGCTCTCGGGCATGACCGGCACGGCGATGACCGAGGCCAGCGAGTTCGACAAGATCTACGGGCTGGGCGTGGTCCCGGTGCGCACCAACAAGCCGGTGGCGCGCGTCGACCAGCCGGACCTGGTCTACCGCACCGAGGACGCCAAGTTCGAGGCCGTGGCCCAGGACATCCTCGACCGGCACGCCGCGGGGCAGCCGATCCTGGTGGGCACCACCAGCGTCGCCAAGAGCGAGCGGCTCAGCACGCTGCTGCGCCAGCGGGGGGTCGCGCACGAGGTGCTCAACGCCAAGCAGCACGAGCGCGAGGCGGCGATCGTCGCGATGGCCGGTCACAAGGGAGCCGTCACGGTGGCCACCAACATGGCCGGCCGAGGCACCGACATCATGCTCGGTGGCAACGTGGAGTTCCTCGCCGACGCCGCCCTGCGCAAGAAGGGGCTCGACCCGGTCGAGGACGCCGACGCCTACGAGGCAGCATGGTCGGAGGCCGTTGCTGCTGCGACCGCCCAGGTCAAGGCCGAGCACGACGAGGTCACCGCCCTCGGCGGTCTGGCCGTCATCGGCACGGAGCGGCACGAGTCACGCCGCATCGACAACCAGCTGCGCGGCCGTTCGGGTCGTCAGGGTGATCCCGGCGAGACGCGCTTCTACCTCTCGCTCGAGGACGACCTGATGCGCCTGTTCAAGGCGGACTGGGTCAACTTCGTGCTGCAGCGCCTCAACATCCCGGACGACGTCCCGATCGAGAACAAGCGCGTCACCGGGGCCATCGCGTCGGCGCAGGGCCAGGTCGAGACGCAGAACTTCGAGTCGCGCAAGAACATCCTCAAGTACGACGACGTCATGAGCCGGCAGCGCGAGGTCATCTACACCGAGCGTCGCCGCGTGCTGGAGGGTGAGGACCTCCAGGAGTGGGTGCGCACGATGATCGCCCAGGTCGTGACGGCGTACGTCGCCGGCGCCACCGACGGGGTCCCGGAGCAGTGGGACCTCGATCAGCTGTGGACCGCGTTGGGCACCCTCTACCCCGTCGGTGTCACGGCCGAGGAGCTGGAGGCCGCGGCCGGCGGACGGAGCGGGTTGACGCGGGAGTCCCTGACGACCTCGCTCACCGACGACGCCTGGGCCGCCTACGGTCGCCGCGAGGCCGACCTCGGGTCGACGGTCACCCGGGAGCTCGAGCGCAAGGTCGTGCTCAGCGTGCTGGACCGCAAGTGGCGCGAGCACCTGTACGAGATGGACTACCTGCGCGAGGGCATCGGTCTGCGGGCCTACAGCCAGCGCGATCCACTGGTCGAGTACCAGCGGGAGGGCTTCGACCTGTTCTCCACCATGATGGAGGGCATCCAGGAGGAGTCCGTCGGGTTCCTGTTCAACGTCGAGGTCCAGGTGCAGCAGCCGGCCGAGGGCGCCGACGCCGAGGCGCCGACACAGATCTCCGCGAAGGGCATCGAGGAGGAGAAGCAGCGCAAGCTCGCCTACTCCGCCCCGAGCGAGTCCGGCGAGGCCGAGGTCCGCACCGATGCGGCGTCCGCGGAGGACACCGAGGCCAAGGACCGGCAGCGACAGCTCAATGCCAAGTCGAAGTCCCGGCAGAAGGCCAAGGCCCAGCGTCAGTCGCGCAAGCGCAACCGCTGA
- a CDS encoding holin translates to MSTIFSRTFARDALERALATFAEVLPASWVVGQTGVLDVDWTGSLSIAGLAALASICKSVVATRVGDDTARLGSA, encoded by the coding sequence ATGAGCACGATCTTCTCGCGGACCTTCGCCCGTGACGCCCTCGAGCGGGCCCTCGCCACCTTCGCCGAGGTCCTCCCCGCCTCGTGGGTCGTCGGCCAGACCGGCGTGCTGGACGTCGACTGGACCGGGTCCCTGTCGATCGCCGGACTCGCGGCCCTCGCGTCCATCTGCAAGTCGGTCGTGGCCACGCGCGTCGGCGACGACACCGCACGCCTCGGCAGCGCCTGA